One window of Phycisphaerae bacterium genomic DNA carries:
- a CDS encoding extracellular solute-binding protein gives MTSAIFRQIASLLRIAVVVVAAGLTLWAFGWVAVRPFLRHAEARPGQVQLTLMHWGDDREDQIVAQLVAGFERKHPDIRILRINPGGADSVTTKVQTMVAAGDPPDVLQLGYEKVAGWADKGLLAALEPFMEADRAAGDPDALTQSDFYTNVIDCFRFDGRVTGRGPLYAIAKDFTTVGFYYNRDLFRKAGVPEPSPDGWTWDEFIAAARQIGQLPGCYGADFVTWEAMLRVYCWTEGVDFTTDGFQTFDFNNPRLAEALDRLRGWFFEDTRALASAKTQLETGEDPFLSGRVGMAGPFGRWKVPVYRLITDFDWNFAPLPHGRDHPPANGIFTSAWAMSANSKHPQAAWKLIRYLCGEEGQRLISEQGLAIPSMIRVAESKSFADPALKPDNDDVYLKAIPWARAIDWPADPKYMDRLRKRMEEIFKIGTRPVRAVLADVQREWEAYRQAQVLGTDYPRVRWGTIATGSGIPLAGLLVVAGVLWWRRRPSRIALREELAGLGMISPWVIGFVAFTAFPVLLSLLLAFTQWSGLATLDHAEWVGLDNYRQMGRDATFANALWVTAFYAALAVPLGQILALLAALLMNHEVRGVRLFRAAWYLPSVLAGVAIAILWKWVFHHEHGMLNALLNPLLPEGYAAPRWFERDAQTWGVPAFVIMSFWSIGGTMMIYLAGLKGISRELYEAASIDGASAPRRFVHVTLPMLSPVIFFNTIIAMIASLQTFTQAYVMTAGGPGDATRFYVVYLYNQAFDLHEMGYASAMAWLLLLIILVLTLLVMRGSRRFVYYEALRT, from the coding sequence GTGACATCGGCCATTTTCCGCCAGATCGCGTCCCTGCTCCGCATCGCCGTGGTAGTCGTGGCGGCGGGCTTGACGCTCTGGGCGTTCGGGTGGGTGGCCGTCCGGCCGTTTCTGCGCCACGCGGAAGCGCGTCCGGGCCAGGTCCAACTGACGCTCATGCACTGGGGGGACGACCGCGAGGACCAGATCGTGGCGCAGCTCGTCGCGGGGTTCGAGCGGAAACATCCCGACATTCGCATCCTGCGCATCAACCCGGGCGGTGCCGATTCCGTCACCACCAAAGTCCAGACGATGGTGGCGGCGGGCGATCCGCCGGACGTGCTGCAGCTCGGGTACGAGAAGGTCGCCGGCTGGGCGGACAAGGGACTGCTCGCGGCGCTCGAGCCGTTCATGGAGGCCGACCGGGCGGCGGGCGATCCGGACGCGCTGACGCAGAGCGACTTCTACACCAACGTGATCGACTGTTTTCGCTTCGACGGCCGTGTGACCGGGCGTGGCCCGCTGTACGCGATCGCGAAGGATTTCACGACGGTCGGGTTTTACTACAACCGCGACCTGTTCCGTAAAGCCGGCGTGCCGGAGCCGTCGCCGGACGGCTGGACCTGGGATGAGTTCATCGCGGCGGCCCGGCAGATCGGACAGTTGCCGGGCTGCTACGGCGCCGATTTTGTCACGTGGGAAGCGATGCTGCGGGTGTATTGCTGGACCGAGGGTGTCGACTTCACGACCGATGGATTCCAGACGTTTGACTTCAACAACCCACGGCTGGCGGAGGCGCTCGACCGGCTGCGCGGCTGGTTCTTCGAGGACACCCGCGCGCTGGCCAGCGCCAAGACGCAGCTCGAGACCGGCGAGGACCCGTTTCTGTCGGGCCGGGTGGGGATGGCTGGGCCGTTTGGGCGCTGGAAGGTGCCGGTCTATCGCCTGATCACCGATTTCGACTGGAATTTTGCGCCGCTGCCGCACGGGCGAGACCATCCGCCGGCCAACGGCATCTTCACGAGCGCGTGGGCAATGTCCGCGAACTCGAAGCACCCGCAGGCGGCGTGGAAGCTCATTCGGTACCTGTGCGGCGAGGAGGGGCAGCGGCTGATCTCCGAGCAGGGGCTGGCGATTCCGTCGATGATTCGGGTGGCCGAGAGCAAGTCGTTTGCGGACCCGGCGCTCAAGCCGGACAACGACGACGTGTACCTGAAGGCGATCCCGTGGGCCCGCGCGATCGACTGGCCGGCGGACCCGAAATACATGGACCGGCTGCGCAAGCGCATGGAGGAGATCTTCAAGATTGGCACGCGGCCGGTGCGCGCGGTGCTCGCGGACGTGCAGCGCGAGTGGGAGGCGTACCGGCAGGCGCAGGTGCTGGGCACCGACTATCCGCGCGTGCGGTGGGGCACCATCGCGACAGGGAGCGGCATTCCGCTGGCCGGGCTGCTGGTCGTCGCGGGCGTGCTCTGGTGGCGGCGCCGGCCGAGCCGCATCGCGCTGCGCGAGGAGCTGGCGGGCCTGGGGATGATCAGCCCCTGGGTGATCGGCTTCGTCGCCTTCACGGCGTTTCCGGTGCTGCTGTCGCTGCTGCTGGCGTTTACGCAGTGGAGCGGCCTGGCGACGCTGGACCATGCGGAATGGGTCGGGCTGGACAACTATCGCCAGATGGGCCGCGACGCGACGTTCGCCAACGCGCTGTGGGTGACGGCGTTCTACGCGGCGCTGGCGGTGCCGCTCGGACAGATACTGGCCTTGCTGGCGGCGCTGCTGATGAACCACGAGGTGCGCGGCGTGCGGCTGTTCCGGGCGGCGTGGTATCTCCCGAGCGTGCTGGCGGGCGTGGCGATCGCGATCCTGTGGAAGTGGGTCTTCCACCACGAGCACGGCATGCTGAATGCGCTGCTGAATCCGCTGCTGCCCGAGGGTTACGCGGCCCCGCGCTGGTTCGAGCGCGACGCGCAGACCTGGGGCGTGCCGGCGTTCGTGATCATGAGCTTCTGGAGCATCGGCGGGACGATGATGATCTATCTCGCCGGCCTGAAGGGCATCTCGCGCGAGCTGTACGAGGCCGCGTCGATCGACGGGGCGAGCGCGCCGCGGCGTTTCGTGCACGTGACGTTGCCGATGCTCAGCCCGGTCATTTTCTTCAATACGATCATCGCGATGATCGCGTCGCTGCAGACGTTCACGCAGGCGTACGTGATGACCGCCGGCGGGCCCGGCGATGCGACGCGGTTCTACGTGGTGTACCTGTATAACCAGGCCTTTGACCTGCACGAGATGGGCTATGCGTCGGCGATGGCGTGGCTGCTGTTGCTGATCATCCTGGTGCTGACGCTGCTGGTGATGCGCGGCAGCCGGCGGTTCGTGTATTACGAGGCCCTGCGGACGTGA
- a CDS encoding carbohydrate ABC transporter permease — protein MKPSTLVVLIALVAGSLIMLFPLWWMLSVSLSTPAQASAAATSLSDFNWMPQLANWHNYPEALRNMGSRQPWQGFLDALANTIVVTVLSVIGQVLSCSLVGYAFARLRFRGRGPAFVVMIATMMLPAQVTMIPMFILFRWFGWINTFLPLVVPMFFGTPFYIFMFRQFCAQVPEALVEAARIDGCGHIGVWWRVMLPLCKPVIAITAIFVFIFVWNDFLGPLIYLHSEDQMTLAVALNSFKNQYGDFRDAHWLMAASIVTMVPCIVLFLAAQKQFVGGLQLGAVKG, from the coding sequence ATGAAGCCTTCCACGCTGGTGGTGTTGATCGCGCTCGTCGCGGGCAGCCTGATCATGCTGTTCCCGCTGTGGTGGATGCTGAGCGTGAGCCTGTCCACGCCCGCCCAGGCCAGTGCGGCGGCGACCAGCCTGAGCGATTTCAACTGGATGCCGCAGCTTGCGAACTGGCACAACTATCCCGAGGCCCTGCGGAACATGGGCAGTCGGCAGCCGTGGCAGGGTTTTCTGGACGCGCTGGCGAACACGATTGTGGTCACGGTGCTGAGTGTGATTGGGCAGGTGCTCTCATGCAGCCTGGTGGGCTACGCGTTCGCGCGGCTGCGGTTTCGGGGGCGCGGGCCGGCGTTCGTCGTCATGATCGCGACGATGATGCTGCCGGCGCAGGTGACGATGATCCCGATGTTCATCCTGTTCCGCTGGTTCGGCTGGATCAACACGTTCCTGCCGCTGGTGGTGCCGATGTTCTTTGGCACGCCGTTCTACATCTTCATGTTCCGCCAGTTCTGCGCGCAGGTGCCGGAGGCACTGGTGGAGGCGGCGCGGATCGACGGTTGCGGGCACATCGGCGTGTGGTGGCGGGTGATGCTGCCGCTGTGCAAGCCGGTGATCGCGATCACGGCGATTTTCGTATTCATCTTCGTGTGGAACGACTTCCTGGGCCCGCTGATCTACCTGCACAGCGAGGACCAGATGACGCTGGCGGTGGCGCTAAATTCATTCAAGAACCAGTACGGCGATTTCCGCGATGCGCACTGGCTGATGGCGGCGAGCATCGTGACGATGGTGCCGTGCATCGTGCTGTTCCTGGCGGCGCAGAAGCAGTTCGTCGGCGGCCTGCAACTGGGGGCGGTCAAGGGCTGA
- a CDS encoding alpha amylase C-terminal domain-containing protein, with translation MPARTLLLCSLAVLTLGATHDNDVEWDGVTHIDWLDRAPRCPIGGESFTIAFQTYHYDITAARVYVNAGAPVWVDAAFSHHRGVYDVWQATVPASTPTGTLQYYIELTDGSDTDYLGPNGMSDGVPAAAWTLNFSTLSHAPLGATLTSDGGAVFKVWAPGATSAYVAGQFNGWNSTSLPMTKSGAYFTRKVAAPVSANQQYKYVFQPNSVWKTDARGRAINPSDNNNTYIIDPDAHAWDDADFVTPPFEDLIIYELHVGTFSGYNDGLNRMGRFRDIVDAHLDHLLYLGVNAVELMPITEFDYYESWGYNPIENWAPENAYGSPADLKYTIDRLHQHGIAVLLDVCYNHFSPSGNFMWYYDGTQIYFDNPAVETPWGSQAAFWKQEVKDYYADNVLHWLDEYHVDGFRMDATRYMRDNAIFPGGYPDGWALMQRINHNIDARKIDAISIAEELPNDPWITYTTGAGGAGFDSQWHDSFNDNVRQEIFDAGYGDPEMSKVRDAITDSSYPNKTHLTRYVESHDEAAQGRLAVAIDSGNPYSLWAQGRSKLAQGLTLLVPGIPMFLQGGEWLESIAFGSGYSNRIDWSKAVGRAPMTLFFRDLINVRKTNCGFRSNAGYEIHHVDDYNNVIAFHRWCNDGNDLIVVASLNNSDLYNYQIGFPQSGTWYELLNSQAGAYLGNNVGNGGSVNAVSTPYDGMPNSAWLTIPQMGLLVFRYNQPPFLRGDLNCDGQVGFGDINPFVLRLSNPATYDALYPDCPDANGDINADGTVGFGDINPFVALLSGTGR, from the coding sequence ATGCCCGCGCGAACCCTGCTGCTTTGCAGTCTGGCCGTGCTGACGCTTGGCGCCACGCACGACAACGATGTCGAATGGGACGGCGTCACGCACATCGACTGGCTCGACCGCGCGCCGCGCTGCCCGATCGGCGGCGAGAGCTTCACCATCGCGTTCCAGACATATCACTATGACATCACCGCAGCCCGCGTTTACGTCAACGCCGGCGCGCCCGTCTGGGTGGACGCGGCCTTCAGCCATCACCGCGGCGTCTACGACGTGTGGCAGGCCACGGTCCCCGCCTCGACTCCGACCGGCACCCTGCAGTACTACATCGAATTGACCGACGGCAGCGACACCGACTACCTCGGGCCCAACGGCATGTCGGACGGCGTGCCGGCCGCTGCTTGGACGCTCAACTTCAGCACGCTCAGCCACGCCCCGCTCGGCGCCACGCTCACGAGCGACGGCGGCGCGGTCTTCAAGGTCTGGGCGCCCGGCGCAACCTCCGCGTACGTCGCCGGGCAGTTCAATGGCTGGAACTCCACGTCGCTGCCGATGACCAAGAGTGGCGCGTACTTCACGCGCAAGGTCGCCGCGCCCGTCAGCGCCAACCAGCAGTACAAGTACGTCTTCCAGCCGAACTCGGTGTGGAAGACCGACGCCCGCGGCCGGGCCATCAACCCCAGCGACAACAACAACACCTACATCATCGACCCCGACGCCCACGCGTGGGACGACGCGGACTTCGTCACGCCGCCGTTCGAGGACCTGATCATCTATGAGCTGCACGTGGGCACGTTCTCGGGCTACAACGACGGCCTGAACCGCATGGGCCGCTTCCGCGACATCGTCGACGCGCACCTGGATCACCTGCTCTACCTGGGCGTGAACGCCGTCGAGCTGATGCCGATTACCGAATTCGACTACTACGAATCGTGGGGCTACAACCCGATCGAGAACTGGGCGCCCGAGAACGCCTACGGCAGCCCCGCCGACCTGAAGTACACGATCGACCGGCTGCACCAGCACGGCATCGCCGTCCTGCTGGACGTCTGCTACAACCACTTCTCCCCCAGCGGCAACTTCATGTGGTACTACGACGGCACACAGATCTACTTCGACAACCCGGCCGTCGAGACACCCTGGGGCTCTCAGGCAGCCTTCTGGAAGCAGGAGGTCAAGGACTACTACGCCGACAACGTGCTGCACTGGCTCGACGAGTACCACGTCGACGGCTTCCGCATGGACGCCACCCGCTACATGCGCGACAACGCGATCTTCCCCGGCGGCTACCCCGATGGCTGGGCGCTCATGCAGCGCATCAACCACAACATCGACGCCCGCAAGATCGACGCCATCTCCATCGCCGAAGAGCTGCCCAACGATCCGTGGATCACCTACACGACCGGGGCCGGCGGCGCCGGCTTCGACAGCCAGTGGCACGACTCGTTCAACGACAACGTGCGGCAGGAAATCTTCGACGCCGGCTACGGCGACCCGGAGATGTCGAAGGTCCGCGACGCCATCACGGATTCCAGCTACCCAAACAAGACCCACCTGACGCGCTACGTTGAAAGCCACGACGAGGCGGCCCAGGGCCGGCTGGCGGTCGCGATTGACAGCGGCAACCCGTACAGCCTGTGGGCCCAGGGGCGCTCCAAGCTCGCCCAGGGCCTGACGCTGCTGGTCCCCGGGATCCCCATGTTCCTGCAGGGCGGCGAGTGGCTCGAGAGCATCGCCTTCGGCAGCGGCTACAGCAACCGCATCGACTGGTCCAAGGCCGTCGGCCGTGCCCCCATGACGTTGTTCTTCCGCGACCTGATCAACGTGCGCAAGACCAACTGCGGCTTCCGCTCCAACGCCGGCTATGAGATCCACCACGTCGACGACTACAACAACGTCATCGCGTTCCACCGCTGGTGCAACGACGGCAACGACCTCATCGTCGTCGCCAGCCTTAACAACAGTGATCTGTACAACTACCAGATCGGCTTCCCGCAGAGTGGCACCTGGTACGAGCTGCTCAACAGCCAGGCCGGCGCGTACCTCGGCAACAACGTCGGCAACGGCGGCTCGGTCAACGCCGTCAGTACGCCCTACGACGGCATGCCCAACTCGGCGTGGCTCACGATCCCGCAGATGGGCCTGCTGGTGTTCCGCTACAACCAGCCCCCGTTCCTGCGCGGCGACTTGAACTGCGACGGGCAGGTCGGCTTCGGCGACATCAACCCGTTCGTCCTGCGCCTGAGCAACCCGGCCACGTACGACGCGCTCTATCCGGATTGCCCGGATGCCAACGGCGACATCAACGCCGACGGCACGGTCGGCTTCGGCGATATCAACCCCTTCGTCGCCCTGCTGAGCGGCACTGGACGGTAG